One window from the genome of Faecalibacterium sp. HTF-F encodes:
- a CDS encoding ABC transporter ATP-binding protein: MLEIQNVSKTFNAGTVNQKTALNGLNLKLNEGDFVTVIGGNGAGKSTMLNAVAGVWPVDEGKIIIDGVDVTRLSEHQRAAYIGRVFQDPMTGTAATMQIEENLALAARRGKPRTLRIGITKAEREQYRELLKTLDLGLENRLTARVGLLSGGQRQALTLLMATMNKPKLLLLDEHTAALDPKTALKVLTLSAKIVEENHLTTMMITHNMKDAIKYGNRLIMMHEGHIIYDVAGEEKKNLHVSDLLAKFQIASGGEFANDRMILS; encoded by the coding sequence ATGCTTGAGATCCAGAACGTTTCCAAGACCTTTAACGCTGGCACGGTCAACCAGAAAACTGCCCTGAACGGCCTGAACCTGAAGCTGAATGAGGGCGATTTTGTCACTGTGATCGGCGGCAATGGTGCGGGCAAATCTACGATGCTCAATGCTGTTGCCGGTGTGTGGCCGGTGGATGAGGGCAAGATCATCATTGATGGTGTGGATGTCACCCGCCTGAGCGAGCATCAGCGCGCAGCCTATATCGGCCGTGTATTTCAGGATCCCATGACCGGCACCGCCGCCACCATGCAGATCGAAGAAAACCTTGCGCTGGCAGCCCGCCGTGGCAAGCCACGTACCCTGCGCATCGGCATCACAAAGGCCGAGCGTGAGCAGTACCGTGAGCTGCTCAAGACCCTTGATCTGGGCCTTGAAAATCGTCTGACCGCCCGTGTAGGCCTGCTTTCCGGCGGTCAGCGTCAGGCACTGACCCTGCTGATGGCTACCATGAACAAGCCCAAGCTGCTGCTGCTGGACGAGCACACGGCGGCATTGGACCCCAAGACGGCATTAAAGGTGCTGACCTTGTCAGCCAAGATCGTGGAGGAAAACCACCTGACCACCATGATGATCACCCATAACATGAAGGATGCCATCAAGTATGGCAACCGCCTCATCATGATGCACGAGGGCCACATCATCTATGACGTGGCCGGTGAGGAAAAGAAGAATCTGCATGTTTCTGACCTGCTGGCCAAATTCCAGATCGCCAGCGGCGGTGAGTTTGCAAACGACCGCATGATCCTGTCCTAA
- a CDS encoding ABC transporter permease has translation MDVIARLANLPGALPGACAQGLIWGIMAIGVYLTYRILDVADLTVDGSFGTGGAVCVMCLLSGQNVWVSLFMALLAGLLAGFVTGILHTFMGIPAILAGILTQLSLYSINLKIMGKANQAINVDKYSLLISLRWVKEFALHNPIIMVIIVTAALIGILYWFFGTELGCAIRATGSNPAMSRAQGINTNFNIVMGLAVSNGLVALSGALLSQYQGFADVGMGRGAIVIGLAAVIIGEALFSRIFHNFALKMAAVSLGAIIYYIVIQLVLTLGFDANLLKLLSASVVAIFLAVPYWKGKYFSKPVKKAKEDAKNA, from the coding sequence TTGGACGTTATTGCAAGATTGGCAAATCTGCCGGGCGCTTTGCCGGGTGCCTGCGCACAGGGCCTTATCTGGGGCATCATGGCCATTGGCGTGTATCTGACCTACCGCATTTTGGATGTGGCTGACCTGACCGTGGATGGTTCCTTTGGCACCGGCGGCGCAGTGTGCGTCATGTGCCTGCTGTCCGGCCAGAATGTCTGGGTCTCGCTGTTCATGGCGCTGTTGGCAGGCTTGCTGGCAGGCTTTGTCACCGGCATCCTGCACACTTTTATGGGAATCCCGGCTATCCTTGCCGGTATCCTGACCCAGCTTTCGCTGTATTCCATCAACCTCAAAATCATGGGCAAGGCCAATCAGGCTATCAATGTGGATAAGTACAGTCTGCTGATCTCCCTGCGCTGGGTCAAGGAATTTGCACTCCATAACCCCATTATCATGGTCATCATCGTTACCGCTGCGCTCATCGGTATCCTGTACTGGTTCTTTGGCACCGAGCTGGGCTGCGCCATCCGTGCTACCGGCTCCAACCCCGCAATGTCCCGGGCGCAGGGCATCAACACCAACTTCAATATTGTGATGGGTCTGGCGGTCTCCAATGGTCTTGTGGCTCTGTCCGGTGCGTTGCTGAGCCAGTATCAGGGCTTTGCAGATGTCGGCATGGGCCGTGGCGCCATCGTCATTGGTCTGGCTGCGGTTATCATCGGCGAGGCACTGTTCAGCCGCATCTTCCACAACTTTGCACTCAAGATGGCTGCCGTTTCTCTGGGTGCCATCATCTACTACATTGTGATCCAGCTGGTGCTGACGCTGGGCTTTGATGCAAACCTGCTCAAGCTGCTGAGCGCCTCCGTGGTGGCAATTTTCCTTGCCGTGCCGTACTGGAAGGGCAAGTACTTCTCGAAGCCGGTGAAGAAGGCAAAGGAGGATGCAAAAAATGCTTGA
- a CDS encoding ABC transporter substrate-binding protein has translation MRKITRRSFLAAAAACGAAAALTACGGSSASSAAASSAAPASSAATSAAADGQKFTIGICQLVQHAALDAATQGFEDALTASFGENVTFDFQNAQGDSATCATITNGFVSAGVDLIMANATPALQAAQSATNTIPVLGTSVTEYGVALGLTDFDGVVGGNISGTSDLAPLDQQAEMIVEWMPEAKKVGLLYCSAEANSQYQVDEVQKYLEEKGVTVTQYAFSDSNDLSSVCQKAADENDALYVPTDNTVAANTGIVDGICRPAKKPVFAGEEGICAGCGVATLSISYYDLGYTTGEMAVKILNGEADISSMPIEYTDVTKKYNKAICDDLGLTVPDGYEEIEG, from the coding sequence ATGCGTAAAATCACTCGTCGTTCGTTTCTGGCAGCAGCCGCTGCCTGCGGTGCTGCAGCTGCTCTGACTGCCTGCGGCGGTTCTTCTGCATCTTCTGCAGCTGCTTCTTCTGCCGCCCCTGCATCTTCTGCAGCAACCTCTGCTGCAGCTGACGGCCAGAAGTTCACCATTGGTATCTGCCAGCTGGTGCAGCATGCCGCTCTGGATGCCGCCACTCAGGGTTTTGAAGATGCTTTGACTGCGTCCTTCGGTGAGAATGTTACTTTCGATTTCCAGAACGCACAGGGCGATTCTGCAACCTGCGCTACCATCACCAACGGCTTTGTTTCTGCTGGTGTGGATCTGATCATGGCAAACGCCACTCCTGCCCTGCAGGCTGCACAGTCTGCCACCAACACTATCCCGGTGCTGGGCACCTCTGTTACCGAGTACGGTGTGGCTTTGGGCCTGACCGATTTCGACGGCGTTGTGGGCGGCAATATCTCCGGCACTTCCGATCTGGCCCCGCTGGATCAGCAGGCTGAGATGATCGTGGAGTGGATGCCTGAAGCCAAGAAGGTTGGCCTGCTGTACTGCTCTGCTGAGGCCAACAGCCAGTATCAGGTGGACGAGGTTCAGAAGTATCTGGAGGAAAAGGGTGTCACCGTTACTCAGTACGCTTTCTCTGATTCCAACGACCTGTCCTCTGTCTGCCAGAAGGCTGCGGACGAGAACGATGCTCTGTACGTTCCTACCGATAATACGGTCGCTGCCAACACCGGCATCGTGGACGGTATCTGCCGCCCGGCAAAGAAGCCTGTGTTCGCAGGCGAAGAGGGCATCTGCGCCGGCTGCGGTGTGGCCACCCTTTCCATCAGCTACTACGATCTGGGCTACACCACCGGTGAGATGGCAGTCAAGATCCTGAATGGCGAGGCTGATATTTCTTCTATGCCCATCGAGTACACCGATGTAACCAAGAAGTACAACAAGGCCATCTGCGACGATCTGGGCCTGACCGTTCCCGATGGCTACGAGGAAATCGAAGGCTAA
- a CDS encoding YkgJ family cysteine cluster protein, with translation MRNHHIDLCGQIDFTRTDAMPLLARDAHFSFACNGCGDCCRGREDIVLSGFDLWRIAARLRLPPLIVARGFCRASIGTVSHLPVLRLAPVKENRNNCPFLTGNHCAIHDAEPLVCALYPLAQEISREGEVSYFLQPTACGGRVIEAKVEDYLSRYDVPAREQTDVRWALGCMELEDVVEQAEMLLSPVLVRRMQAKLWQALYFNYDYAQLFLPQLERNLDWLNGEIIKLTEYQKKQNNKSK, from the coding sequence ATGAGGAACCATCATATCGACCTTTGCGGACAGATTGATTTCACACGTACGGATGCCATGCCTCTGCTGGCACGGGACGCGCATTTCAGCTTTGCGTGCAATGGCTGTGGCGATTGCTGCCGGGGGCGGGAGGATATCGTGCTGTCGGGCTTTGATCTCTGGCGCATTGCGGCCCGGCTGCGTCTGCCACCGCTAATAGTGGCGCGGGGGTTCTGCCGGGCAAGCATCGGCACAGTGAGCCATCTGCCGGTGCTGCGGCTGGCCCCGGTGAAAGAAAACCGAAACAATTGTCCTTTCCTCACCGGGAATCACTGCGCCATCCATGATGCTGAGCCGCTGGTGTGTGCACTTTACCCGCTGGCGCAGGAGATCAGCAGGGAAGGGGAGGTGAGTTATTTTCTGCAGCCTACTGCCTGCGGCGGACGGGTGATCGAAGCGAAGGTGGAGGATTACCTGTCCCGCTATGATGTTCCCGCCCGGGAGCAGACGGACGTGCGCTGGGCACTGGGCTGTATGGAGCTGGAAGATGTAGTGGAACAGGCCGAGATGCTGCTCAGCCCGGTGCTGGTACGGCGGATGCAGGCGAAACTCTGGCAGGCGCTGTACTTTAACTACGATTACGCACAGCTGTTTCTGCCGCAGTTGGAGCGCAATCTCGATTGGCTGAATGGCGAAATTATAAAATTGACGGAATATCAGAAAAAGCAAAATAACAAATCAAAATAA
- the pheT gene encoding phenylalanine--tRNA ligase subunit beta, with the protein MKVPFSWLKEFVDIDVTAQELEEKLFSCGFEVEELIPLDAGISKVVVGKIVEMEKQEGTHLTKCVVDCGDYGHDIRISTGAANMKLGDCVPAALDGSTLPGGIKIKARKMQGVESNGMLCSGEELGLNDDLFPGSEVYGLLILPEDSVPGTDIAPVVGLDDYIFDISITANRPDCQSVLGIAREVAAVLGKPLHMPAMDYKTACEPDAPITVKVEAPDLCPRYMAHYVRNIRMGESPRWMKRHLALCGLRSISNVVDITNHTLLEMGQPMHAFDLNKVAGRTIDVRRAHEGEKIVTLDEKEFTLNPNNLVICDAEKPVALAGIMGGANSGMDENTTSLLFECATFARDCVRKTSRALGQNSDSSARYEKGVDRHSPELGLARALHLIQELDCGDITTLEYDLTDGRPMERKHIVTTPAKICGVLGITVPDQTMIDILQRLEFTVDVQADGSWDVSAPLYREDVESFPDLAEEVIREYGYDHIVPTFLNTASVTNGGLNYDQKQQLKTKRLLAAQGFYEASTLAFYSNAELDMLHIPADDAARKAIRILNPISENLSIMRTLLAPSMLNVIVDNLKKGNTEGRLFEMAPVYLAKELPINEHPHERQTLCIGAFGPEEDFFTVKGALEALAAGFGLSFDYKRETTSWLHPGISAAVYCGDKRLGVFGKLSNEINGELEIAKDQKDSQNIYLGELDYEALMSCVDGELRYQPLSPYAAVKRDLALVCDEKTTCGEIEETIKKASPLVGEIKLFDIYRGANLGEGKKSMAFTLSLSDPKKEVSAEEVERVVKKILGNLKFKLGIEIR; encoded by the coding sequence ATGAAAGTACCTTTCAGCTGGTTAAAAGAATTTGTAGACATCGACGTTACTGCGCAGGAACTGGAGGAAAAGCTCTTCTCCTGCGGCTTTGAGGTCGAAGAGCTGATCCCGCTGGATGCCGGCATCAGCAAGGTTGTCGTCGGCAAGATCGTGGAGATGGAAAAGCAGGAGGGCACCCACCTGACCAAGTGTGTGGTGGACTGCGGCGACTACGGCCACGACATCCGCATCAGCACCGGTGCCGCCAACATGAAGCTGGGCGACTGCGTGCCCGCTGCTCTGGATGGCTCCACCCTGCCCGGCGGCATCAAGATCAAGGCCCGCAAGATGCAGGGCGTGGAGTCCAACGGTATGCTGTGCTCCGGCGAAGAGCTGGGTCTGAACGACGATCTGTTCCCGGGCTCTGAGGTCTACGGCCTGCTCATCCTGCCCGAGGATTCTGTCCCCGGCACCGACATTGCTCCCGTGGTGGGTCTTGATGACTATATCTTTGATATCTCCATCACCGCAAACCGTCCGGACTGCCAGTCCGTTCTGGGCATCGCCCGCGAGGTGGCTGCCGTTCTGGGTAAGCCCCTGCACATGCCCGCCATGGACTACAAGACTGCCTGCGAGCCGGATGCGCCCATCACCGTCAAGGTGGAGGCACCGGACCTGTGCCCCCGCTACATGGCACACTATGTGCGCAACATCCGCATGGGCGAGTCTCCCCGCTGGATGAAGCGCCATCTGGCTCTGTGCGGCCTGCGCTCCATCAGCAACGTGGTGGATATCACCAACCACACCCTGCTGGAAATGGGTCAGCCCATGCACGCCTTTGACCTGAACAAGGTCGCCGGCCGCACCATCGATGTGCGCCGTGCCCATGAGGGTGAGAAGATCGTCACACTGGACGAGAAGGAATTTACCCTGAACCCCAACAATCTGGTCATCTGCGATGCCGAAAAGCCGGTGGCACTTGCCGGCATCATGGGCGGCGCAAACTCCGGCATGGACGAGAACACCACCAGCCTGCTGTTTGAGTGTGCCACCTTCGCCCGCGACTGCGTGCGTAAGACCAGCCGCGCTCTGGGCCAGAACAGCGACTCATCCGCCCGCTACGAGAAGGGTGTGGACCGCCACTCTCCTGAACTGGGTCTTGCCCGTGCCCTGCACCTGATCCAGGAGCTGGACTGCGGCGACATCACCACGCTGGAATATGACCTGACCGATGGCCGCCCGATGGAGCGCAAGCACATCGTTACCACCCCGGCTAAGATCTGCGGCGTGCTGGGCATTACCGTGCCGGATCAGACCATGATCGACATTCTGCAGCGTCTGGAGTTCACGGTGGATGTACAGGCCGATGGCAGCTGGGACGTGTCCGCACCCCTGTACCGCGAGGACGTGGAGAGCTTCCCGGATCTGGCCGAGGAGGTCATCCGTGAGTACGGCTACGACCACATCGTGCCCACCTTCCTGAACACCGCCTCCGTTACAAACGGCGGTCTGAACTACGACCAGAAGCAGCAGCTCAAGACCAAGCGTCTGCTGGCTGCGCAGGGCTTCTACGAGGCCTCCACGCTGGCCTTCTACTCCAACGCAGAACTGGATATGCTGCACATCCCGGCGGACGATGCTGCCCGCAAGGCCATTCGCATCCTGAACCCCATCAGTGAGAATCTGTCCATCATGCGTACCCTGCTGGCTCCCTCCATGCTGAATGTCATTGTGGACAATCTCAAGAAGGGCAACACGGAAGGCCGTCTGTTCGAGATGGCACCGGTGTATCTTGCCAAGGAACTGCCCATCAACGAGCATCCGCACGAGCGCCAGACCCTGTGCATCGGCGCATTCGGCCCTGAAGAAGATTTCTTCACCGTCAAGGGTGCACTGGAAGCACTGGCAGCCGGCTTTGGCCTGAGCTTTGACTACAAGCGCGAGACCACCTCTTGGCTGCACCCCGGCATCAGTGCTGCTGTTTACTGCGGTGACAAGCGTCTGGGTGTATTCGGCAAGCTGTCCAACGAGATCAACGGCGAGCTGGAAATTGCAAAGGATCAGAAAGACAGCCAGAATATTTATCTGGGCGAGCTGGATTACGAGGCCCTGATGTCCTGCGTGGACGGCGAGCTGCGCTATCAGCCGCTCAGCCCCTATGCTGCTGTCAAGCGTGATTTGGCACTGGTCTGCGATGAAAAGACTACCTGCGGCGAGATTGAAGAAACCATCAAGAAGGCCAGCCCTCTGGTGGGTGAGATCAAGCTGTTCGATATCTACCGCGGCGCAAATCTGGGCGAGGGTAAGAAGAGCATGGCATTCACCCTGTCTCTGTCCGACCCGAAGAAGGAAGTTTCCGCTGAGGAAGTGGAGCGTGTGGTCAAGAAGATCCTCGGCAACCTGAAGTTCAAGCTTGGCATCGAGATCCGCTAA
- the pheS gene encoding phenylalanine--tRNA ligase subunit alpha, with protein MQAMIDELAKQAAESLGQVSGKETLASFWQEYLSKNGKIPALMKNLRTVAPEERPAMGKIINELKAKVQADYDAAAEQVKQAELAARNAAETVDITLPAKTRPMGGLHPLTLITNQIIDVFSGMGFSVGTFPEIEDDDHNFTRLNVPKDHPARDMQDTFYLSEEFLLRTQTSGGQIRTMDVQKPPIKILMPGRVFRSDSDATHSPMFHQMEGLVVDKGITLGDLQGALNTFVQKLFGADTRTRLRPSYFPFTEPSVEVDVSCFECHGKGCPLCKHTGWIEVLGGGVVNRKVLENCNIDPDEYSGFAFGIGIERIAMLKYGINNIGLMFENNLQFLKQFHE; from the coding sequence ATGCAAGCAATGATCGACGAGCTGGCAAAACAGGCCGCTGAAAGCCTTGGTCAGGTGTCCGGCAAGGAAACGCTGGCCTCCTTCTGGCAGGAGTACCTCAGCAAAAACGGCAAGATCCCTGCCCTGATGAAGAACCTGCGCACCGTTGCGCCGGAAGAGCGTCCTGCCATGGGCAAGATCATCAACGAACTTAAGGCCAAGGTGCAGGCAGACTATGACGCTGCCGCAGAACAGGTGAAGCAGGCAGAGCTTGCTGCCCGCAATGCTGCGGAGACGGTGGATATCACGCTGCCTGCCAAGACCCGCCCCATGGGCGGCCTGCACCCGCTGACCCTGATCACCAACCAGATCATCGACGTGTTCTCCGGCATGGGCTTTTCGGTGGGCACCTTCCCGGAGATCGAGGACGATGACCACAACTTTACCCGCCTGAACGTGCCCAAGGATCACCCGGCACGCGACATGCAGGACACCTTCTACCTGTCGGAGGAGTTCCTGCTGCGTACCCAGACTTCCGGCGGCCAGATCCGCACCATGGACGTTCAGAAGCCGCCCATCAAGATCCTGATGCCCGGCCGTGTGTTCCGCTCCGACTCCGACGCCACCCACAGCCCCATGTTCCACCAGATGGAAGGTCTGGTGGTGGATAAGGGCATCACGCTGGGCGACCTGCAGGGCGCACTGAACACCTTCGTGCAGAAGCTGTTCGGCGCTGACACCCGCACCCGCCTGCGTCCCTCCTACTTCCCGTTCACCGAGCCCAGCGTGGAGGTGGACGTGAGCTGCTTCGAGTGCCACGGCAAGGGCTGCCCGCTGTGCAAGCACACCGGCTGGATCGAGGTGCTGGGCGGCGGCGTTGTCAACCGCAAGGTGCTGGAGAACTGCAATATCGACCCGGACGAGTATTCCGGTTTCGCCTTCGGCATCGGCATCGAGCGTATCGCCATGCTGAAGTATGGCATCAACAACATCGGCCTGATGTTCGAGAACAACCTGCAGTTCCTCAAGCAGTTTCACGAATAA
- a CDS encoding glucosyltransferase domain-containing protein, with product MLKTIKRNILQWWNELDKKYFLGMLLFSSFVFFPLVSQRLTNAYDGMWTTAEYRVGGWELSNGRWLWPAFSFLRFSLQLEPINAVVCLMLVSLGVTRLHMLFKPAWMRTSCIDWLAGLCYLANTVIGCYLSFAHQSVEFGLAFYLSVLAAVCVIRSRSIAAGVAQGAFLLALSLGLYQTDLACFCMVLLAWFLVLLFRGEEGIKLRCYIAKCLGSAVCGAALYWGILQIILKISGVAMTNYQGGADISVSGILKNLPSSVAKCYELFYRYFFGTLVKHNMLQETAVVFVLIFCVVGAALACRMVRLIRRKDWENVFYGTAALLVLPMMCTVFMVATSQASFYIPMSGGLALFLPVCFWLLDSSREGETACDAFRKCWNKAEKALILLTAAAVVYGSVFMSAVDQQAMYEGRQATKELSDLIAQTLVSEGYYDNEIPVMLVGNASSSPLFRTHELYHTANPYARVGLFMAETAGTIRFSWDAAFRDYTPIWLNLCDDKTYQKLLETEEIAEMPTFPQEGSIRKMDGVLVIKVSEEYHLDADWKNKMMSGEYD from the coding sequence ATGTTAAAAACAATAAAGCGGAATATACTGCAATGGTGGAATGAACTGGATAAAAAATATTTTTTGGGAATGCTGCTTTTTTCATCCTTTGTGTTTTTTCCGCTTGTCAGCCAGCGTTTGACAAATGCTTATGACGGAATGTGGACAACGGCGGAATACCGGGTAGGCGGGTGGGAGCTTTCCAACGGACGATGGCTTTGGCCAGCGTTCAGCTTTTTACGGTTTAGCCTGCAGCTGGAACCCATCAACGCAGTGGTGTGTCTGATGCTGGTTTCTCTTGGAGTCACCAGACTTCATATGCTCTTCAAACCGGCATGGATGAGAACATCCTGCATTGACTGGCTCGCAGGATTATGCTATTTGGCTAATACCGTGATCGGTTGTTACCTCTCGTTTGCACATCAATCGGTCGAGTTTGGTTTGGCATTTTATTTGTCGGTGCTGGCAGCGGTCTGTGTGATCAGAAGCCGCAGCATTGCGGCAGGCGTTGCGCAGGGAGCATTTTTACTTGCGTTGAGTCTTGGACTCTATCAGACAGACCTTGCTTGCTTCTGCATGGTGCTGCTGGCGTGGTTTCTGGTACTGTTGTTCCGAGGTGAAGAAGGGATAAAGCTCCGGTGCTATATCGCAAAATGTCTGGGCAGTGCGGTGTGTGGCGCGGCGCTGTACTGGGGAATATTGCAGATTATTCTGAAGATTTCAGGTGTTGCAATGACGAATTATCAGGGCGGAGCAGATATTTCAGTGTCTGGAATCCTGAAAAATCTTCCTTCCAGCGTTGCAAAGTGCTATGAGCTTTTTTATCGGTATTTCTTTGGCACCCTTGTAAAACACAATATGCTGCAGGAAACTGCAGTTGTATTTGTTTTGATTTTTTGTGTGGTGGGTGCCGCGCTTGCGTGCAGAATGGTTCGGCTCATACGCCGGAAAGATTGGGAAAACGTTTTCTATGGCACGGCAGCGCTGCTGGTGCTACCCATGATGTGCACGGTATTTATGGTGGCAACCTCGCAGGCGTCGTTTTATATTCCCATGTCCGGAGGTCTGGCCTTGTTCCTGCCGGTCTGTTTCTGGCTATTGGACAGCAGCCGGGAGGGAGAAACAGCCTGTGATGCGTTCCGCAAATGCTGGAATAAAGCAGAAAAAGCACTGATCCTGCTGACGGCGGCTGCTGTCGTTTACGGGAGCGTATTCATGTCGGCGGTCGATCAGCAGGCGATGTATGAGGGCAGGCAGGCAACGAAAGAACTCTCTGACCTGATCGCACAGACGCTGGTGAGCGAAGGATATTACGATAACGAGATCCCGGTGATGCTTGTGGGAAATGCAAGCAGCAGCCCGTTGTTCCGCACCCATGAGCTATACCACACGGCAAACCCGTATGCGAGAGTGGGACTGTTTATGGCAGAGACGGCGGGTACGATCCGTTTTTCCTGGGATGCAGCTTTCCGCGATTATACGCCGATCTGGCTGAATCTGTGTGATGACAAAACTTATCAGAAACTTCTTGAAACGGAGGAAATCGCAGAGATGCCGACATTCCCGCAGGAAGGTTCCATCCGGAAAATGGATGGTGTGCTTGTGATAAAGGTCTCAGAAGAATATCATCTGGATGCAGACTGGAAAAATAAAATGATGAGCGGCGAATATGACTGA
- a CDS encoding FprA family A-type flavoprotein — translation MSVNKISEAILGVGVDDTTIDLFESQYPVPTGVSYNSYVILDEKTAVLDTVDARATEPWLENLTEALAGRKPDYLVVSHMEPDHGANIAKLAALYPEMQVVGNAKTFLYMDQFFGADAVAKERRVVVKDGESLSLGTHTLTFVFAPMVHWPEVMVSYESSEKVLFSADGFGRFGAVAKFDEKADWASEARRYYLNIVGKYGPQVQALLKKAAALDIQTICPLHGPVLTGDLGKYLNYYDIWSSYKPEEPEKILVASASIHGHTRAAAHLMAEKLRAKGAKVVEMDLTRTDVSYAVTEAFRCGKIVLACATYDGFLFPPMENLLTHLKTKSFQNRTVGLMENGTWAPMAAKLMRAELEGMKNITVCENVVTIRSAANAAAEAQMDALAAEITEK, via the coding sequence ATGAGCGTAAACAAGATCAGTGAAGCCATTCTGGGCGTTGGTGTGGATGATACCACCATCGACCTGTTCGAGAGCCAGTATCCGGTGCCCACCGGTGTCAGCTATAATTCCTATGTCATTCTGGACGAGAAGACCGCCGTTCTGGATACGGTGGATGCCCGCGCCACCGAGCCGTGGCTGGAAAACCTGACCGAAGCTCTGGCAGGCCGTAAGCCGGATTATCTGGTGGTCTCCCACATGGAGCCAGACCACGGCGCAAATATCGCAAAGCTGGCGGCACTCTATCCGGAGATGCAGGTGGTGGGCAACGCCAAGACTTTCCTGTATATGGATCAGTTCTTTGGTGCTGATGCTGTGGCAAAGGAGCGCCGCGTGGTGGTGAAGGACGGCGAGAGCCTGAGCCTTGGCACCCACACCCTGACCTTTGTCTTTGCCCCCATGGTGCACTGGCCGGAGGTCATGGTCAGCTATGAGAGCAGCGAGAAGGTGCTGTTCTCCGCTGATGGCTTCGGCCGCTTTGGCGCCGTGGCAAAGTTTGACGAAAAGGCCGACTGGGCCAGCGAAGCCCGCCGCTACTACCTGAACATCGTAGGCAAGTACGGCCCGCAGGTACAGGCGCTGCTGAAAAAGGCAGCGGCGCTGGACATCCAGACCATCTGCCCGCTGCACGGCCCGGTGCTGACCGGAGATCTGGGCAAGTACCTGAATTACTATGACATCTGGTCCAGCTACAAGCCCGAGGAGCCGGAAAAGATTCTTGTGGCAAGTGCTTCCATCCACGGCCACACCCGTGCAGCAGCCCACCTCATGGCAGAAAAGCTGCGTGCAAAGGGCGCAAAGGTAGTGGAGATGGATCTGACCCGCACCGATGTGTCCTATGCCGTCACCGAAGCCTTCCGCTGCGGAAAGATCGTGCTGGCCTGCGCCACCTACGACGGTTTCCTCTTCCCGCCGATGGAGAATCTGCTGACCCACCTCAAGACCAAGAGCTTCCAGAACCGCACGGTCGGCCTGATGGAGAATGGCACCTGGGCACCCATGGCCGCAAAGCTCATGCGCGCCGAGCTGGAAGGCATGAAGAACATCACGGTCTGTGAGAATGTGGTCACCATCCGTTCTGCCGCCAATGCCGCTGCAGAAGCCCAGATGGATGCTCTGGCTGCGGAGATCACGGAAAAGTAA